One window of Arcobacter cloacae genomic DNA carries:
- a CDS encoding EAL domain-containing protein — translation MLYQLYRDAVKNLDFAYQPIIDFRNGKAFAFEALLRNCEDIDVFFDNAYNNKTLFGIDIELRKKAVLKLLPFYEENPDILLFYNIDNRILEMDDYKSGITNTLLDCFGLDKQFVTFEVSEKHQFNSMKDAEEVLNSYKNQGFSIAIDDFGTGYSGLKMLYHLSPDFIKIDRFFISDIVNDYKKKLFVANVINIAHELNIKVIAEGIETLEEYIACVEIGCDLGQGYFIQRPTQNIEELKDFYFINYKKFYDFKITDFNLNNVYYTSNNYLELIDKYIIASATDSKGRITSISQAFCNLSGYEKHELLGKYHSVVKNPQNSKKFFSNLWNTIRNGDIWTGEISNKNKDGSIYWIYATIIPNYSSDKKLLGFTSLGQNITEKKYLEKVVITDYLTGIYNKKYFEENLIKFIEKAIKFDFSLTLAFIDIDNFKLYNDTYGHNNADKALIKIAQCVQNLCTKNDILCRIGGEEFALISLNKNQISSKDFLVNMCDSVENLKIKHEKNQNISSFITISCGAIFIKKENLNMDSEIFIQLADNLLYKAKKNGKNKIFFEEISK, via the coding sequence ATGTTATATCAGTTATACAGAGATGCAGTTAAAAATTTGGATTTTGCATATCAACCTATAATTGATTTTAGAAATGGTAAAGCTTTTGCATTTGAAGCATTACTTCGAAATTGTGAGGATATTGATGTTTTTTTTGACAATGCTTATAATAACAAAACATTATTTGGTATAGATATAGAACTTAGGAAAAAAGCTGTTTTAAAACTACTACCATTTTATGAAGAAAATCCAGATATTTTATTATTTTATAATATTGATAATCGAATTTTAGAAATGGATGATTATAAATCAGGTATAACAAATACTTTGCTTGATTGTTTTGGTTTAGATAAACAATTTGTTACTTTTGAAGTCTCTGAAAAACATCAGTTTAATTCTATGAAAGATGCAGAAGAGGTTTTAAATTCATATAAAAATCAAGGCTTTAGTATAGCAATAGATGATTTTGGAACGGGATATTCTGGTTTAAAAATGCTTTATCATTTATCACCAGATTTTATAAAGATTGATAGATTTTTTATTTCTGATATTGTAAATGATTATAAAAAAAAACTATTTGTTGCAAATGTTATAAATATTGCCCATGAACTTAATATAAAAGTTATAGCTGAGGGTATAGAGACCTTAGAGGAGTATATTGCTTGTGTGGAAATAGGATGTGATTTGGGACAGGGTTATTTTATTCAAAGACCAACTCAAAATATAGAAGAATTAAAAGATTTTTATTTTATAAATTATAAAAAATTTTATGATTTTAAAATCACAGATTTTAATTTAAATAACGTTTATTATACTTCAAATAATTATCTTGAGCTTATTGATAAATATATAATTGCTTCTGCAACAGATTCAAAAGGTAGAATAACTTCTATTTCTCAAGCATTTTGTAATTTAAGTGGATATGAAAAACATGAATTACTAGGAAAATATCATAGTGTAGTGAAAAATCCTCAAAATAGTAAAAAATTTTTTAGCAATTTATGGAATACTATTAGAAATGGTGATATTTGGACTGGAGAAATAAGTAATAAAAATAAAGATGGTAGTATTTATTGGATTTATGCCACTATAATCCCTAATTATTCAAGTGATAAAAAATTACTTGGATTTACTTCTTTAGGACAAAATATAACAGAGAAAAAATATTTAGAAAAAGTAGTTATAACTGATTACTTAACAGGAATTTACAATAAAAAATATTTTGAAGAAAATTTAATTAAATTTATTGAAAAAGCTATAAAGTTCGATTTTTCTTTAACTTTAGCATTTATTGATATTGATAATTTTAAATTATATAATGATACTTATGGACATAATAATGCAGATAAAGCATTAATTAAAATTGCACAATGTGTTCAAAATCTTTGTACAAAAAATGATATTTTATGCAGAATAGGTGGAGAAGAATTTGCATTAATTTCTTTAAATAAAAATCAAATTTCTTCAAAAGATTTTTTAGTTAATATGTGTGATTCTGTAGAAAACTTAAAAATTAAACACGAAAAAAATCAAAATATATCTTCTTTTATAACTATTTCTTGTGGAGCAATTTTTATAAAAAAAGAGAATTTAAATATGGAT
- a CDS encoding MFS transporter has product MVGIYGSFIAILGGALSNYIGKKFSKKSLLIIFMFFNIFSTSLLIFIEQYNLTFYYLIISVTFIALAIALSSAIIFSMIMDYSKKESRAIDYSVQSSIFSFTRIISAVIAGIIVSNFGFDKMFIFELFCIILITLVIHLKYSKKY; this is encoded by the coding sequence TTGGTTGGAATTTATGGAAGTTTCATAGCTATTTTAGGAGGAGCTTTAAGTAACTATATTGGAAAGAAGTTTTCAAAAAAGAGTCTACTTATTATTTTTATGTTTTTTAATATTTTTAGTACAAGCCTTTTGATTTTTATTGAACAGTATAATCTAACATTTTATTATCTAATCATAAGTGTTACTTTTATAGCTTTAGCTATTGCTTTATCATCAGCTATAATTTTTTCTATGATTATGGATTATTCAAAAAAAGAATCACGAGCTATTGATTATTCAGTTCAATCAAGCATTTTTTCATTTACGAGAATTATTTCAGCTGTAATTGCAGGAATAATAGTTTCAAATTTTGGTTTTGATAAAATGTTTATATTTGAACTCTTTTGTATTATTTTAATAACTTTAGTTATACATTTAAAATATTCAAAAAAATATTGA
- a CDS encoding PepSY-associated TM helix domain-containing protein — protein sequence MEDSKLKLFKQRLFRLHIAAGITFSIIMYLAIFFGVFAIFLPYIQTWEKPSRYIEKVDITQIDYNDMVSKVLKDPNFPRDNIIINIPGRMGDPAVSISNRFVKPVVFNPITTEKLEDEDKTVTNLAEFLNQLHYGQPLKLIGRLSFGFVAVGTMVLVITGLILIYLFKFSYKAKNQQALFSTIHVKIFTWAFIPFLLITLTGAVMNVGLIGAGPMSKILTKGEANAIDGVVGSVLFPQNKPTKKENISATMLPLSELLKKANEVNPQLTFKQIRLINWGDVTAKAEFVGYNPYKPFLNGGIFNIPYVSFNIHTGELIENKKVLDNVFPVFVAEGLFFLHFLFGIDIFSRFLVAFVMALCGVAIGFGVMLWLEKKAKKFQGKVVFYHWMGKLSLATMIGVIPATAVLFVLQWSLPFDLEDRFLWQQGIFYNVWLFTLFWSFYRTNSYEASKEFFLIGGILFIVASIFHLISFNPMILTSNILAVDIALVLFGILLILIAIKLPKNRDEFKLFNKNQGK from the coding sequence GTGGAAGATTCAAAATTAAAATTATTTAAACAAAGACTTTTTAGACTTCATATAGCAGCTGGAATTACTTTTTCAATTATTATGTATCTTGCAATATTTTTTGGAGTATTTGCAATATTTTTACCTTATATACAAACTTGGGAAAAACCTTCTAGGTATATTGAAAAAGTTGATATTACACAGATTGATTATAATGATATGGTAAGTAAAGTTTTAAAAGATCCAAATTTTCCAAGAGATAATATAATTATAAATATTCCTGGAAGAATGGGAGATCCAGCTGTTAGCATATCAAATAGATTTGTAAAACCAGTAGTATTTAATCCAATAACAACAGAAAAATTAGAAGATGAAGATAAAACAGTTACTAATTTAGCTGAGTTTTTAAATCAACTTCATTATGGACAACCATTAAAATTAATAGGTAGATTATCTTTTGGTTTTGTTGCAGTAGGGACAATGGTTTTAGTAATTACAGGATTGATATTAATATATTTGTTTAAATTTAGTTATAAGGCAAAAAATCAACAAGCTCTATTTTCTACAATACATGTAAAAATTTTTACATGGGCTTTTATTCCATTTTTACTTATTACTCTAACAGGGGCAGTTATGAATGTAGGATTAATAGGTGCAGGACCTATGTCAAAAATTTTGACTAAAGGTGAAGCAAATGCAATTGATGGCGTTGTTGGTAGTGTTCTTTTTCCTCAAAATAAACCTACAAAAAAAGAAAATATAAGTGCTACTATGTTACCTTTATCTGAACTTCTAAAAAAAGCAAATGAAGTAAATCCTCAATTAACATTTAAACAAATTAGACTTATAAACTGGGGAGATGTAACTGCTAAAGCTGAATTTGTAGGTTATAACCCATATAAACCATTTTTAAATGGAGGAATTTTTAATATTCCTTATGTATCTTTTAATATACATACAGGGGAACTTATAGAAAATAAAAAAGTTCTCGACAATGTTTTTCCTGTATTTGTAGCTGAAGGACTTTTTTTCTTACATTTTTTATTTGGTATTGATATTTTTTCAAGATTTTTAGTTGCATTTGTTATGGCACTTTGTGGTGTTGCAATTGGTTTTGGTGTTATGTTATGGTTAGAAAAAAAAGCTAAAAAGTTTCAAGGAAAAGTAGTATTTTATCACTGGATGGGGAAATTATCACTTGCAACTATGATAGGAGTTATTCCTGCAACGGCAGTTTTGTTTGTTTTACAATGGAGTTTACCATTTGATTTAGAAGATAGATTTTTGTGGCAACAAGGAATTTTTTATAATGTTTGGTTATTTACATTGTTTTGGTCATTTTACAGAACAAACTCTTATGAAGCAAGTAAAGAATTTTTTTTAATAGGTGGAATTTTATTTATAGTGGCTTCAATTTTCCATTTAATAAGTTTTAATCCTATGATTTTAACTTCAAATATTTTAGCAGTTGATATTGCACTTGTTTTATTTGGAATATTGTTGATTTTAATAGCAATAAAACTTCCAAAAAATAGAGATGAATTTAAACTTTTTAATAAAAATCAAGGAAAATAA
- a CDS encoding TonB-dependent siderophore receptor, whose protein sequence is MKNNLSKRNLSLNLCAILLSSSALFAQETTQLEEITINGKVNSNYQSDEKIKLNRTAINKEDTAKSIQTFNQTVIEDAHFQNIEDIIEMSSNTVYTGDSHGRTNQISMRGFSGVPILIDGMKITNKMAHPDIFNFEAVEIQKGPDSLQYGESSPGGIVNLVKKKPTKESLASIEFEATDNPSYSPKIDLAGSLNEDKSIYFRLLSSLKYDEGWTNSNTNTNKVFVAPSLAYDINDNNTLTFVTEYTNETTPSAFGTYVNSKGELVAPIENMISHPDEEFEKTQKIAGFDFDSTFNTWNSNFKYRYIDYVGNNGDVHMPARYNQTTNILTRYYAFQKQEFQEHALQYTLNKEVNILNLKNNISIGADYNKAYSQTTMFYDTTKPYNINLSNPIYEYLTSLSDHPNAANMSGNKTNVESWGTFLQDSINLTDDLIFNAGLRYSESKPNTGQKTDATTPSFGLVYHLTPQTSLYTNYSESFTPNSSKDINNKILDPETGKGYELGIKQKLFDDRFDLTTALFKIEKENVAQLDPNDPTNTKYKASGVQESQGFELDLSGDITSNWSIIGSYGFTATKNKDKNDNDLRNIPKHTANLFTTYKLSALNLPDYYIGAGARYIGSKFADEANNIKLDSALIYNATVGYKKGHWRANLSVQNLSDEEYIDGALSSNAAGTRVYVGTPRTILATIAYKF, encoded by the coding sequence GTGAAAAATAATCTTTCAAAAAGAAATTTATCTTTAAATCTATGTGCAATTTTATTATCAAGTTCAGCATTATTTGCACAAGAAACTACACAACTTGAAGAAATAACTATTAATGGAAAAGTTAATTCAAACTATCAAAGTGATGAGAAAATAAAATTAAATAGAACAGCAATAAATAAAGAAGATACAGCAAAATCCATTCAAACATTTAATCAAACAGTTATTGAAGATGCTCATTTTCAAAATATTGAGGATATTATAGAAATGTCATCAAATACTGTATATACAGGTGATAGTCATGGAAGAACAAATCAAATATCTATGAGAGGATTTTCAGGAGTTCCAATTTTGATTGATGGAATGAAAATTACAAATAAAATGGCTCACCCAGACATTTTTAATTTTGAAGCAGTTGAAATTCAAAAAGGTCCTGATTCTTTACAATATGGAGAATCAAGTCCTGGAGGAATAGTAAATTTAGTTAAAAAGAAACCAACCAAAGAATCTTTAGCATCAATAGAATTTGAAGCAACAGATAATCCATCGTATAGTCCGAAAATAGATTTAGCAGGGAGTTTAAATGAAGATAAATCAATATATTTTAGATTATTATCAAGTTTAAAATATGATGAGGGTTGGACAAATAGTAATACAAATACAAATAAAGTATTTGTAGCCCCAAGTTTAGCTTATGATATAAATGACAATAACACCTTAACTTTTGTAACAGAATATACAAATGAAACAACACCTTCAGCTTTTGGTACTTATGTAAATAGTAAAGGAGAATTAGTAGCTCCCATAGAAAATATGATTTCACACCCTGATGAAGAGTTTGAAAAAACACAAAAAATTGCTGGATTTGATTTTGATAGTACTTTTAATACTTGGAATTCAAATTTTAAATATAGATATATTGATTATGTTGGAAACAATGGTGATGTACATATGCCAGCAAGATACAATCAAACAACAAATATTTTAACAAGATATTATGCTTTCCAAAAACAGGAATTTCAAGAACATGCTTTACAATATACTTTAAATAAAGAAGTAAATATTTTAAATTTAAAAAATAATATTAGTATTGGAGCAGATTATAATAAAGCATATTCTCAAACTACCATGTTTTATGATACAACTAAACCATATAATATAAATTTATCAAATCCTATTTATGAATACCTCACAAGTTTGAGTGATCATCCAAATGCAGCAAATATGTCAGGAAATAAAACAAATGTAGAATCTTGGGGAACTTTTTTACAAGATAGTATAAATTTAACTGATGATTTAATTTTTAATGCAGGATTAAGATATAGTGAATCAAAACCAAATACTGGACAAAAAACAGATGCTACAACTCCATCATTTGGTTTAGTTTATCATCTAACACCACAAACTTCTTTATACACAAACTATTCTGAATCATTTACTCCAAATAGTTCAAAAGATATAAATAATAAGATTTTAGATCCAGAAACAGGGAAAGGTTATGAACTTGGAATTAAACAAAAACTATTTGATGATAGATTTGATTTAACAACTGCTTTATTTAAAATTGAAAAAGAAAATGTAGCACAACTTGATCCAAATGATCCTACTAACACAAAATATAAAGCAAGTGGAGTACAAGAGAGTCAAGGATTTGAACTTGATTTAAGTGGTGATATTACTTCAAATTGGTCAATTATTGGATCTTATGGATTTACAGCAACTAAAAATAAAGATAAAAATGATAATGATTTAAGAAATATCCCAAAACATACAGCAAATTTATTTACAACTTATAAATTATCAGCACTTAATCTACCAGATTATTATATAGGTGCAGGGGCTAGATATATAGGAAGCAAATTTGCAGATGAAGCAAATAATATAAAATTAGATTCAGCACTTATTTATAACGCAACAGTTGGTTATAAAAAAGGTCATTGGAGAGCAAACTTAAGTGTACAAAATCTAAGTGATGAAGAATATATTGATGGAGCACTTTCTAGTAATGCAGCAGGAACAAGAGTATATGTAGGAACACCAAGAACTATTTTAGCAACAATAGCTTATAAATTTTAA
- a CDS encoding helix-turn-helix domain-containing protein, with product MKDIEKINYINLIEVSKKISNPFSREISIATIKEEFGKGFTIFYDLGNGIAVFVRSFIPHKDFLLVEDCNVAGASLIFNLATDINFIYKDKKEYILKKNHFIVGLSSSDFYVEVPLKKNEPLIEFAIGMKEELFLKLAYSIEDIQKYMQKAHEESYYILKDLQIDSLQCELFDYFKDENTFKDILKTIYLESKTTNLIHYTIEKVAKSLDNLMLNYDKNRVSSLQRAKEIIMQEYNSNLSIKEIAYKSAINECYLKKDFKEYYGMTILEMLQKRRLEVAKELLQKDYSVKEVALNVGYKHTGYFSKLFSDHFGVSPSIYQKQINKF from the coding sequence ATGAAAGACATAGAAAAAATAAATTATATAAATCTAATTGAAGTATCAAAAAAAATATCAAATCCTTTTTCAAGAGAAATTTCAATAGCTACAATAAAAGAAGAGTTTGGAAAAGGTTTTACAATCTTTTATGACTTAGGAAATGGGATAGCTGTATTTGTGAGAAGTTTTATCCCTCATAAAGACTTTTTATTGGTTGAAGATTGTAATGTTGCAGGGGCAAGTTTAATTTTTAATTTAGCTACAGATATAAATTTTATCTACAAAGACAAAAAAGAGTATATTTTAAAAAAGAATCATTTTATTGTAGGTCTTTCTTCAAGTGATTTTTATGTGGAGGTTCCCTTGAAAAAAAATGAACCTTTAATAGAATTTGCAATTGGAATGAAGGAAGAACTTTTTTTAAAACTTGCGTATTCTATTGAAGATATTCAAAAATATATGCAAAAAGCTCATGAAGAAAGTTATTATATTTTAAAAGATTTACAAATTGACTCTTTACAATGTGAATTATTTGATTATTTTAAAGATGAAAATACTTTCAAAGACATTTTAAAAACTATTTATTTAGAATCAAAAACTACAAACTTAATCCATTATACTATTGAAAAAGTTGCTAAATCTTTGGATAATTTAATGTTAAATTATGATAAAAATAGAGTATCAAGTTTACAAAGAGCAAAAGAAATAATTATGCAAGAATATAATTCTAATCTTTCAATCAAAGAAATTGCTTATAAATCGGCTATAAATGAGTGTTATTTAAAAAAAGATTTTAAAGAATACTACGGAATGACAATTTTAGAAATGCTTCAAAAAAGACGTTTAGAAGTTGCAAAAGAGTTATTGCAAAAAGATTATAGTGTAAAAGAAGTAGCATTAAATGTTGGGTACAAACATACAGGATATTTTAGTAAGCTTTTTTCTGATCATTTTGGAGTAAGTCCAAGTATTTATCAAAAACAAATCAATAAGTTTTAG
- a CDS encoding PepSY-associated TM helix domain-containing protein produces the protein MNENIEKESNKLLKQRLQRVHVATGVSFSLLMYVAVFFGIFAILLPYIQVWEKPSRHFQMADITTIDYNSMIEPVLNDPDYPKVNPISIIFPGYMQDPSLRISTEFVETKVFNPNTNQEVQNEGDLSRLASFLNHMHYGRPFKDFGYIVFGFMAVAGMFLVIGGVILIIKIKYKNSSSTPTGTFSKWHRKIFTWVFPPFIIITLTGAYMNIGYSGSAPMAYLASKGESHDVWALTGPILYPNEPRLEKKNDNAQMLPINELLKKAKEIAPQIDFQMVKIINWQDSSGIAKFEGYNPYMPFLNGISNKPSVTLSGVDGSLITQQTVMDKHWSGLFYDSVFFLHFLFGVDTFTRFLVVAIMSVSTFALGFGVLLWLEKRARKFPDGIPVYQGFGKLSLAVMIGVIPATGLLFFLQWLLPFDMENRVLIQKGLFAVLWIGSLTWAFYRLNSYKTAKEFLYLGGVLFVLSPIIHFINSGFSPIRLWNEGMTTILSVDIGLFIFGAVLLFVAYKLPTNREKIQAFWTKRN, from the coding sequence ATGAACGAAAATATAGAAAAAGAATCAAATAAACTATTAAAACAAAGACTCCAAAGAGTACATGTGGCAACAGGTGTAAGTTTTTCGTTACTTATGTATGTGGCAGTATTTTTTGGAATCTTTGCAATATTACTTCCCTATATTCAAGTATGGGAAAAGCCATCAAGGCATTTTCAAATGGCAGATATTACAACGATTGATTATAACTCAATGATAGAACCTGTTTTAAATGACCCTGATTATCCAAAAGTTAATCCTATCTCGATAATTTTCCCAGGATATATGCAAGACCCATCTCTTAGAATAAGTACAGAATTTGTGGAAACAAAAGTATTTAATCCAAATACAAATCAAGAAGTACAAAATGAAGGTGATTTGTCAAGATTAGCAAGTTTTTTAAATCACATGCATTATGGAAGACCTTTTAAAGATTTTGGTTATATTGTTTTTGGTTTTATGGCAGTTGCTGGAATGTTTTTGGTGATTGGTGGAGTTATTTTAATAATAAAAATAAAGTATAAAAATAGTTCCTCAACACCAACAGGAACATTTTCAAAATGGCACAGAAAAATATTTACTTGGGTATTTCCTCCTTTTATTATCATCACATTAACGGGTGCGTATATGAATATTGGTTATAGTGGTTCTGCTCCCATGGCATATTTAGCTTCAAAGGGAGAAAGTCATGATGTATGGGCTTTAACAGGTCCTATTTTATATCCCAATGAACCAAGACTTGAAAAGAAAAATGATAATGCTCAAATGCTTCCAATAAATGAATTATTAAAAAAAGCAAAAGAAATAGCTCCTCAAATTGATTTTCAAATGGTAAAAATCATAAATTGGCAAGATTCAAGTGGTATTGCAAAGTTTGAGGGATATAACCCTTATATGCCATTTTTAAATGGTATTTCAAATAAACCAAGCGTTACTCTAAGTGGAGTTGATGGAAGTTTAATAACACAACAAACGGTGATGGACAAACACTGGAGTGGACTGTTTTATGATAGTGTTTTTTTCTTACACTTTTTATTTGGAGTTGATACTTTTACTAGGTTTTTAGTTGTGGCTATTATGAGTGTTTCAACCTTTGCTCTAGGTTTTGGTGTGTTGCTTTGGCTTGAAAAAAGAGCTAGAAAATTTCCCGATGGAATTCCTGTTTATCAAGGTTTTGGAAAACTCTCTTTAGCTGTAATGATTGGAGTTATTCCAGCAACTGGTTTACTGTTTTTCTTACAATGGCTTTTACCTTTTGATATGGAAAATAGAGTTTTAATACAAAAAGGACTTTTTGCTGTTTTATGGATAGGAAGTTTAACTTGGGCTTTTTATAGATTAAACTCATATAAAACGGCAAAAGAGTTTTTATATCTAGGTGGAGTTTTATTTGTACTTAGTCCAATTATTCATTTTATCAACAGTGGTTTTTCTCCTATTAGACTTTGGAATGAGGGAATGACTACTATTTTAAGTGTTGATATTGGATTATTTATATTTGGGGCAGTTTTACTTTTTGTTGCTTATAAATTACCAACAAATAGAGAAAAAATTCAAGCTTTTTGGACGAAAAGAAATTAA